The Candidatus Bathyarchaeota archaeon nucleotide sequence GAAAAAGTGGAGCGTTCAACTATTTTCAGGGCGCTTAAATCATTCGAGGAAAATTTCATTGTCCACCCTGTTGATGATGGTTCAGGCTCGGTTAAATATGCCGTTTGCGATGATGAATGTACCTGTAATATACATGACCTGCACGTTCATTTTTATTGTACGCGTTGTGGCAGGACACGTTGTATGAAAGAACTTCCAATTCCCAACATTAAACTTCCTGAAGGATATACCTATGATAATGCGCAATTCATCATTAACGGGGTGTGCCCGCGCTGCGATTAACTTTGCAATAGTGTTGCACTAACTTATTGGTAATTTTGATGTTGAAATTATTAGAATGTATAACATTAAAAATTATTAATTATGAAAACTGGAAAATTTAAAATGGCTTTTTTACTTGCAGGATTGATTGTCTTTTCTGCATCGCAGGCAATGGCACAGCAC carries:
- a CDS encoding transcriptional repressor — protein: MENNDIEQKLESKNVKPTAMRALVYKTLADSGKALSLADLEQRFEKVERSTIFRALKSFEENFIVHPVDDGSGSVKYAVCDDECTCNIHDLHVHFYCTRCGRTRCMKELPIPNIKLPEGYTYDNAQFIINGVCPRCD